From Phragmites australis chromosome 5, lpPhrAust1.1, whole genome shotgun sequence, a single genomic window includes:
- the LOC133918728 gene encoding prefoldin subunit 6-like, with product MASSSTPAAIRDMQKDLEVQANALSKIQKDISKNHQVRKQYTIQVGENELVLKELELLSDGANVYKLIGPVLVKQDLAEAKANVKKRIEYISAELKRMDRALKDLEEKQNSKKESIFKLQQRMQVVQAGQAKA from the exons ATGGCGTCGTCGTCAACTCCGGCGGCCATCCGCGATATGCAGAAGGACCTCGAGGTCCAGGCCAACGCCCTCAGCAAGATCCAGAAAG ACATCTCCAAGAACCACCAGGTCCGCAAGCAGTACACCATCCAGGTCGGCGAGAACGAGCTCGTCCTCAAG GAGCTGGAGCTGCTGAGTGACGGGGCGAACGTGTACAAGCTGATCGGGCCGGTGCTGGTCAAGCAGGACCTCGCGGAGGCCAAGGCCAACGTCAAGAAACGCATCGAGTACATCTCGGCCGAGCT GAAGCGGATGGATCGGGCGCTCAAGGACTTGGAGGAAAAGCAGAACAGCAAGAAGGAATCG ATATTCAAGTTGCAACAGAGGATGCAGGTTGTACAAGCTGGACAAGCAAAGGCGTAG